A genomic stretch from Haloferax sp. Atlit-12N includes:
- a CDS encoding universal stress protein, producing the protein MYSEILVPTDGSKAAERAIDHALDLAKTYDARIHALYVVDTSIYTSLDAGADVVIDALEREGDAATRHVSKAAEEAGIEVQAEVVTGTAYRSIREYIDDHAIDLVVMGTHGRTGLSHYLLGSVTERVVRTSPVPVLTIRLDDEEDETDAANEETDAANEETDADAETEE; encoded by the coding sequence ATGTACAGCGAAATCCTCGTCCCGACCGACGGCAGCAAGGCCGCCGAACGCGCTATCGACCACGCGCTCGACCTCGCGAAGACCTACGACGCGCGGATTCACGCGCTGTACGTCGTCGACACCAGCATCTACACCTCGCTCGACGCCGGCGCGGACGTGGTCATCGACGCCCTCGAACGGGAGGGCGACGCCGCGACCCGACACGTCAGCAAGGCCGCCGAGGAAGCCGGCATCGAGGTACAGGCGGAGGTCGTTACCGGGACCGCCTACCGCTCCATCCGGGAGTACATCGACGACCACGCGATAGACCTCGTCGTCATGGGCACGCATGGTCGCACGGGGCTGAGCCACTATCTTCTCGGAAGCGTCACCGAGCGCGTCGTCCGCACCTCGCCGGTCCCGGTGCTCACCATCCGACTGGACGACGAAGAAGACGAGACGGACGCCGCGAACGAAGAGACGGACGCCGCGAACGAAGAGACGGACGCGGACGCCGAAACCGAGGAGTAG
- a CDS encoding flippase activity-associated protein Agl23 gives MIPSRVGRRPDRTTLAVVALAAAALVVRLAGLGDRPLHWDEARVGYWSLRSLETGFFSYRPVAGGPLVYHLSRPSLALFGATDFALRLPFALFGAALPLAALLFRGRLAADETVGFAAVLAANPILVYYGRFARGDVLAVGFALVAFGFALRLVDGAGRRNAYGLAAAVALAVASSGLGVVALVCLAVAGLLVFDHAALLTSARPAAMRLGEYAARLRGAATPAARALLVFVALYVFAFAPRAGDTDGAGLYTPGTVLGAIDAALFGSVRRFVGVRVVDRYPEGTHEYLPYFGDLLGALALAALPVVLLGAAVFLVDRYTAGGPRPEVSAAVYWAGASLVFVPMLTEVSAPWLGVYVVVPLALPAGIGLAALVRWGRSAFDSRDVPRVAAAVIVLLALVAQTGAVATTEVYGPSDRNTELAHFAQPSSEFSSFRDNLSAWVGPTDDEGPEVLYYGSSMYIADGAADYPPVPDAWGEQLPMAWYVERIGADSTSAATPEALESRSSVPPVVIAPADKRGTVAPLLDGYVAHQYDTGLWGRSVVVFVKN, from the coding sequence ATGATTCCCTCCCGCGTCGGGCGGCGGCCCGACCGAACGACGCTCGCCGTCGTCGCGCTCGCCGCCGCGGCACTCGTCGTCCGCCTCGCCGGCCTCGGCGACCGGCCGCTTCACTGGGATGAGGCCCGCGTCGGCTACTGGAGCCTCCGGTCGCTCGAAACCGGCTTCTTCTCGTATCGTCCCGTCGCCGGCGGCCCGCTCGTCTACCACCTTTCGCGGCCGTCGCTCGCGCTGTTCGGCGCGACCGACTTCGCGCTCCGCCTCCCGTTCGCGCTGTTCGGCGCGGCCCTCCCGCTCGCGGCGCTCCTCTTCCGCGGCCGCCTCGCCGCCGACGAAACCGTCGGGTTCGCGGCCGTCCTCGCGGCGAACCCGATTCTCGTCTACTACGGCCGGTTCGCCCGCGGCGACGTCCTCGCGGTCGGCTTCGCGCTCGTCGCCTTCGGGTTCGCGCTCCGCCTCGTCGACGGCGCGGGGCGGCGCAACGCCTACGGACTCGCCGCGGCCGTCGCGCTCGCCGTCGCCTCCTCGGGCCTCGGCGTCGTCGCGCTCGTCTGTCTCGCCGTCGCCGGCCTCCTGGTGTTCGACCACGCGGCGCTCCTCACGTCGGCGCGCCCGGCCGCGATGCGCCTCGGCGAGTACGCCGCCCGACTCCGCGGCGCGGCGACGCCGGCGGCCCGCGCGCTCCTCGTCTTCGTCGCGCTCTACGTCTTCGCGTTCGCCCCGCGGGCGGGCGACACCGACGGCGCGGGCCTCTACACGCCGGGGACGGTTCTCGGCGCAATCGACGCGGCGCTGTTCGGCTCGGTTCGCCGCTTCGTCGGCGTCCGCGTCGTCGACCGCTACCCGGAGGGGACCCACGAGTATCTCCCGTACTTCGGCGACCTCCTCGGCGCGCTCGCGCTCGCGGCGCTTCCGGTCGTCCTCCTCGGTGCGGCGGTCTTCCTCGTCGACCGCTACACGGCCGGCGGGCCGCGTCCGGAGGTGTCGGCGGCGGTCTACTGGGCCGGCGCGTCGCTGGTGTTCGTCCCCATGTTGACCGAGGTGTCCGCGCCGTGGCTCGGCGTCTACGTCGTCGTCCCGCTCGCGCTCCCGGCGGGTATCGGTCTCGCGGCGCTCGTCCGCTGGGGCCGCAGCGCGTTCGACTCGCGGGACGTGCCCCGCGTCGCGGCCGCGGTCATCGTTCTGCTCGCGCTCGTCGCCCAGACCGGTGCGGTGGCGACGACCGAGGTGTACGGTCCGAGCGACCGCAACACCGAACTCGCGCACTTCGCCCAGCCGTCCAGCGAGTTCTCGTCGTTCCGCGACAACCTCTCCGCGTGGGTCGGGCCGACCGACGACGAGGGGCCGGAGGTGCTCTACTACGGGAGCTCGATGTACATCGCCGACGGCGCGGCCGACTACCCGCCGGTCCCCGACGCGTGGGGCGAACAGCTCCCGATGGCGTGGTACGTCGAGCGAATCGGCGCCGACTCGACGTCGGCGGCGACGCCTGAGGCGCTCGAATCCCGGTCGTCGGTGCCGCCGGTGGTCATCGCGCCCGCCGACAAGCGCGGGACGGTCGCGCCGCTCCTCGACGGTTACGTCGCACACCAGTACGACACCGGCCTCTGGGGACGGTCGGTCGTGGTGTTCGTGAAAAACTGA